The genomic interval ATTTTTCGGCAACCGCTTCGTCTGCGGGAAGAAAATGCACGTCTCTGCCGTTCAGAAAAATTGCTTCCGCTTTTCCGCTGACTTCGGTAAACACTCCGCGTTTGGTCATCGTGTTGTATTCAAGCTCACTGCCTCTGTAAGTGCTTTTGTCGTTGACAACAATGACTTCATTGTCTGCGTCCGACAGGGCATGGACAATGTAAGTATTCGAGTCGTACTCAACGTATGGGGCACGAATCGTTGTCAGCTGGTTTCGGGCATAGACGTTGCCTCTGGCAACGGCGATTCCGCTTTTCTGGTCGTAGCTTACGTAATCGGCGTCAAGCAATACTTCCTGGGATTTTTTATACGGTTTTACCTCTATCCCTTCATATTCCGCATTATCACCCGTGTTTTGAACAACGACAGGATCCTTGTCGAGAGGTTTCTTTTCTTCCTGCTCTTCAAAAAGTTCCTTCTCTGCGTACAGATTTTCTTCAACACCATTGCCAAAACCCGAGTTAATCATGTCCGAATTGCTGTTTATGTAGAAATCATCTCCGGCAGACACAACACGCACCAATGCAAACAGCAGGATAAAAGCAGTCAGACAAATTATTTTTTTGCATTTCTTTACCATGATATTTTGCCCCCGCCTTTTACCTGACAATCTCCGCTTACTGAATTGAAGGAACCGCTTTCACCTGTCAGTATCGTCTCCTGATCGGTAAGAAAAAGTTTTCCGCTGAAAATCCATACGTCATTTTTTTCATTGTAATCAGCAATTCCGGTTGTCATATCATAAGTTTTGTCACCCGAAGTCATTGTTCCCTTTGCGTTTTCAAGCTTAAGATTGCCGTTATCCCTGCTGAAAATTCCTTTTTTGGCATATACGCGGCTTTCAGTACCGTCATTTTCATTTATGATAACGTCCAAATTATCGCCGTACAGTACGTTGTCCTTTGTTTCCACCCTGGGAGATTTTAATCTCCATCTGCGGTTGTTAATCACCCTGTCAAGTTTTACATCATGTATAACAACGTCAGGCAGTTTTTCAATTTTCGTCGTCAAGTCAAGGCGGAAATCACGATACAGATAACCTCCGCAGACAACAGCAGCCAGGAGCAGAAATATTATTCTGCTCCGCCTGCTGAACAATACATTGAAAATTTTTCTGACGTCTGCGGTCATTGGGCGTTTTTACTGCTGTACAGGTTTTTCTGCGGGCTGTGTCGCGCCGCTGCCCTGCGGCGACGGCTGATTTTCGTTCATTGAAGCGTAGTTTGAGATGGAGGAAGGTATTTTGTAGCCCTTTACCTCTGCCGCTTCCGCCGTTTCCACGTAGAATATTGTTCCCTCTTTCAGCTGTTTATCGTTCCCGCGGATAAAAGCGCCTGTTACCAAACCAACAGGACCAAGTATAACCGCCCCTGCAAAACTTGCGCCGACTGCCCCTATGGTTGTCCCTTCTACGCTTGCCGCTTTTTTGGCAAAATCGCCTATACCTACAGGTATCTGTTTCGGCTGGATTGTCTCAAGCAGATCAAATTTCATTTCTATTTCGGAACCGCGTCCGAAGCTGCGCGGCGCCTTTACCTTCGTAATGGTCGCAAGAAGTCTGCTGCCTGCCGGAGCTACAATTATGTCGTCCTGTTTTATTTCGTTCAGAAGACCAAGCACAACTTTATCGCCCGGCTTGCACGTACGCACGGTAAGAGTTTTAAGCAGCTGCGCCTTTACGACGGTTCCTGCCGGAAGCGTTGCCTGCGTATAGCTTGTATTTTCAGGCAGTATTTTACCGAGTATTTTTTCAGCGCGGGAGGCGATAGGACCTTCCGTAGTGGCGCCGTCTATAACAATTTCCACTGTATCCAGACGGCGTGAAAGTCCTGCTTCAGGCATTATTTTTTTTGTTGTTCCCCATTCGGAAATGGCAACCTTGTAAAGCAGCGACGGGGAACTTTCGGATCCATCTTCAAGGAATCTGAGCAGGGCGGTCTGGCGCTCTGTAAGACTGCCCGGAAG from Candidatus Equadaptatus faecalis carries:
- the lptC gene encoding LPS export ABC transporter periplasmic protein LptC, with the translated sequence MTADVRKIFNVLFSRRSRIIFLLLAAVVCGGYLYRDFRLDLTTKIEKLPDVVIHDVKLDRVINNRRWRLKSPRVETKDNVLYGDNLDVIINENDGTESRVYAKKGIFSRDNGNLKLENAKGTMTSGDKTYDMTTGIADYNEKNDVWIFSGKLFLTDQETILTGESGSFNSVSGDCQVKGGGKISW